A section of the Styela clava chromosome 9, kaStyClav1.hap1.2, whole genome shotgun sequence genome encodes:
- the LOC144427341 gene encoding phosphatidylinositol 4-kinase type 2-alpha-like, translated as MAEVGQQNLIDLFVDSTHPEDDTVIFSDNTVYSGASQVHVQLFNGSSKLNELSSSATYQYNKSPNNNTQMVSKSLPHMNGTPPIHNKMNFKDSREISRSVEDTIDNVFQDNAASQNNIEYSEATPQGRTHEMDLKAETLPVPIKQSPTRKISPKKQNKDPSTIKPLPSNPAIRFSPPSSPSHGGENQPLLSRNRSRADSEFINDFPDDRQFHDLVRAAELAIDRLILPQRISQGSSGSYFVKNVDSKTIGVFKPKNEEPYGHLNPKWTKWMHKTCCPCCFGRGCLIPNQGYLSEAGASLVDEKLGLAVVPKTKVVSFVSETFNYNAIDRAKTRTKKYTSEHFPTVGKRFHRIGLPPKVGSFQTFVEGYKDAEFWLRKFDNEPLPDDTEKTFQLQFERLVCLDYIIRNTDRGNDNWLIKYDGPDIENETMDDGEGGSMDKDWSIVGRANVTVAAIDNGLAFPFKHPDQWRAYPYHWAWLPQASKPFSDEIKDLVLPKISDLNFVENLTQQLHELFSQDKGFDNSMFERQMSVMRGQMLNLSQALKDNKNPESLVQMPPVVIEKTNELTLGGRLRSMTDHFTQRFHNRKPFFSWC; from the exons AATGAACTATCTTCCAGTGCCACCTACCAGTACAACAAATCACCTAATAATAACACCCAGATGGTTTCAAAAAGTTTGCCACATATGAACGGAACTCCACCAATTCACAATAAAATGAACTTCAAAGATTCACGAGAAATAAGTCGAAGTGTAGAAGATACCATTGACAATGTATTTCAAGATAATGCAGCAtctcaaaataatattgaatactcTGAAGCTACACCTCAGGGACGGACTCATGAAATGGATCTAAAAGCGGAG ACCCTGCCAGTTCCGATCAAGCAGTCGCCAACGAGGAAAATTTCacctaaaaaacaaaataaagatCCTTCAACAATTAAACCGCTACCCAGTAATCCTGCAATCAGATTTTCACCACCTTCATCCCCATCGCATGGAGGAGAAAATCAACCCCTGTTATCCAGAAA TCGGAGTCGAGCAGATTCAGAATTCATCAATGATTTTCCAGATGATCGACAATTCCACGATTTAGTACGAGCTGCAGAACTTGCAATCGATCGTTTGATACTACCTCAGCGTATATCGCAGGGCTCAAGCGGAAGTTATTTCGTCAAAAATGTTGATAGT aaaacaATTGGAGTATTCAAACCCAAGAATGAAGAACCTTATGGACATCTCAATCCTAAATGGACAAAATGGATGCATAAAACATGTTGTCCGTGTTGTTTTGGACGAGGATGCTTAATACCTAACCAAGGTTACCTTTCGGAAGCTGGCGCTTCTCTCGTTGATGAGAAATTAGGATTGGCAGTTGTTCCTAAGACAAAG GTCGTCAGTTTTGTCAGTGAAACATTCAATTATAACGCAATTGATCGAGCGAAAACAAGAACGAAAAAATATACTTCAGAACATTTTCCAACTGTGGGCAAAAGATTTCATCGCATTGGATTACCACCGAAG gtTGGATCGTTCCAAACATTTGTAGAAGGATATAAAGATGCTGAATTTTGGTTGagaaaatttgataatgaaCCCCTTCCTGACGATACAGAAAAAACGTTTCAATTACAATTTGAAAGATTAGTTTGTTTGGATTATATTATCAGGAATACAG ATCGTGGCAATGATAACTGGTTGATCAAATATGATGGACCGgatattgaaaatgaaacaaTGGATGATGGAGAAGGTGGATCTATGGACAAAGACTGGTCGATTGTTGGACGGGCAAATGTTACTGTAGCAGCTATTGACAATGGTCTTGCATTTCCATTCAAACATCCAGACCAATGGAGAGCAT ATCCTTATCACTGGGCATGGCTTCCACAAGCAAGTAAACCTTTCTCAGATGAAATAAAAGATCTCGTTTTACCAAAAATATCGGATTTGAACTTTGTAGAAAATTTAACACAACAACTTCATGAACTATTTTCT CAAGACAAAGGCTTCGATAACAGCATGTTTGAACGGCAAATGTCTGTTATGAGAGGACAAATGTTGAATCTCAGTCAAGCTTTGAAAGACAATAAAAACCCGGAATCTCTTGTTCAAATGCCCCCTGTCGTCATCGAAAAAACTAACGAACTAACGTTAGGTGGCAGATTACGGTCAATGACAGATCACTTTACACAACGTTTTCATAATAGAAAGCCGTTTTTCAGTTGGTGCTGA